The Gossypium hirsutum isolate 1008001.06 chromosome D06, Gossypium_hirsutum_v2.1, whole genome shotgun sequence genome contains the following window.
TGCAACTCGTGTGAGCAAGTATCCGAcgttatttcatttggttcatcAGGTGTTAAATGTATAAAATGAAATAGATATAAGAAATTGTTATATGAAATAGATATACGAaattgttatatgaaaatagatataCAGAATGATTTTATAAATCGATTATATGGAAATAGTTATATGAAGTGTTTTTATGAAATGTTTATTTCGATATAGATATGTAAAAAGggacatttgaaatgaatatttgaaatgaagatgtgaaatgttaaatgaatagatGAGGAATGAATAGTATATCAAATGTGTTTAATTGTATATGTTTATTGACAGGAAGAAGTTACATGTTTTCATATATGTTAATTTACTAACCTTGTAAGACTTGTGATGTGTATTGGCAATTAAATGAATTCGTGACCTTGGTTATGATTTTTTATTGTGAAAGGATTAAGTTAAGTTCTTTATGATAAGCTAAAGTTTACACtcaatatgaacttactaagctttaagcaaGCTTACCTCGTTTTGGTTTTTCTTCCTAATAGATCGTCAGATTGAGCTGTCGATTGGATTGcttttggagatcacactatccgaCAATTTAACCGGTAACTAATTGTTCACTTTGATCCGCTTATAGCATGTAAATAAGGCTTTGGTATATGTATGTTATGAtcatttggttatgttttgtgcCATTCGAAATATGTATTATGTGTTTGATGTATCTTTAATGGTATTTTAGTTCGTTTGGTATTTGATAGCATAAAAGCGTGTTTGAAATATAATGCATTGATGGATTATTGAATTGGTGCTTACATGATAGGTTAATTGATGAAGTTCAAGTAATGATTTTGGTATTTGGTGATTTATGTTGATTTGGTGAATGTATAAGCATGGAAagctaatttttttaagtttaaatggttgatgtttatgtttaaattgtggtgccaatgaaggcatattggttaggcacataggttgatTGTGAAATGGTATATCTTGGCATGTTTTGGCACATTTTGAATAGGTTTTAGTGTTGATTAATGCATGGCTTGGAACCTAAGTTTTTGTATATGAATTGGCTTATGTTTGAAGGTGAATTTAGGCATACACAGTCTGCCACATAGCTGTGTGCTCCACACGATTGTATGATACGGTCATGTGGTATGTTTGATTTTAGGTGCAGGATGTTCCACACAGTCATAGATTGTTATGTTATACGGCCTGGCGAGACGGTCATGTAACCCTATTTTTTCACAACATTGAATTGTACACGGTTTGAGGACATGGGCATGTAgtaccacacagccgtgtgacccatgtttgcgatttttctatatttttctgttttgtttctgaTTAGTCCCTACTTGTTTCTAACTTGATTTCAAGGTTCCAAAAGCTCGATTTAAGGCTCGTTTTTGTATGTATGCTATGaatgataaattattattaatctatGATGATTAAATAGTTTTTTGTATTACGAATATGTATAATCGAACTTGTTTGTTGTCGTAATATGTCGTAGCTCTAATTTGGTGATAGAGAggaattaggggtgttacattgtttgtTTGGCAACGAATATGTCATTCCATAACTTGGACTAAGTGATCAggtcaggtatggggtgttacaataactcTCCACTTACACCCATTCTTGTACTTCCAGCACTCACCAACATATAAAATTGGTAAAGATATCGCGACTTCGTAATCAACTCAAGCTTTGGCAATATAGTTCTTGATGGCTACCATAGCTGCATCCTTCAATGGAAATTGTTTCCCTACATAGATCTTTGGAAGTTGCATCTAAACTCATCATATAGCTCAACAGTATGTCAGGATATTCCAAAAATTCCAAGGCCTTAATTTCATTTATGACAATTTTGTAAATGTGTAATGGAGATTTGTGGAGACGAAGAATGATAAGACCTCCTTCAGCTTCTGGCAAGTTTGCAACATTATTGCCATCGACGTAATTGTCGAAATCAAAATCATCATCAGCTTCTTCTTCCTCGTTGACGTTGTGAATACCTTCAGTCTAAAGATCACCAAATTCATTAATGTCTTCTTATTCATTTGGAAATTCGTATTGCTCGTCATCCACATTCAAATTAATAGGAACCAACAATGTTGATGGTGCTACTGTTATAAATCCTCTAAAGCATTGTTCGAATCAAGATCCAACCCTCATACGAAAAATCATCTTCCCATTGGCATAGATGATAACTTTGCATACGGGTTCCCCACCGCATATAGTTCACGTATAACTGGAGAAATATTAACAACATGCATGGATGAACTCAGAATATCACCTACTCCGCAACCTTGCTTGAATCATACACTCAACGACTCTACTGCACCATTTTTTGTTGAAAAATGGGTTGATATTCTAGTCTGGACATCATCATCATAAAGTTCAAGTATTCTACAAATGAGTGGATTGAAGAACATTTTAAATCTACACACTAGTCTAAGAAGTGTCGAGTTGAGATCTTTTAATTGATCTTTGATGTTAGTTCATCGAGCTTAACAATTGTATTGAAACGTGTACTTATTTGATGCCTCGATTGAAAAACAACGCCAACTTTAATGTTACAAATTTCTTCATTATAATAGATCGTTACAAAGAATTTGATGTACATCTTTGAACCTTAAACCtgcaaaaaagaaattaatagtaataaattaatataaattaacaatacttaatataatataaaaacttcTATTAAAAGTTAACCATatttaatattcttaaaattaaataaatgattaaaataaaattagggtTGTCAAAATAAGGTGGAGTGGGGTTGTGGGCCCGAAAAAGTAACtatcttcctttttttctttttctacttgCTTgaaaactatttatatattttgaagcAAGGTAGAGGGTAGACTTTAAAGGGTGTACTGGAATaagggttttaaattttaattttacagaCCATACTTAAACCACCACTGAAACACTGACATTAATTGAGCCAACACTATTAAATTAAACCTTGGCTGGCTGATTTTAGGGTCCCAATTTCACAGTTAAAAGCATAAAAACAACTACTCAACCGCTTGTCTGACATGGCAATAAGTCGCCTATTGACtattaacctaatttttttatataatcgtTTGTTGAATAGGCGATTTACCTTCTTATTATAGAAACCAGCGTACCTTTGTAATTAAATTTGACAGAACattatctttgattttttttagtcattatatttaTACAAGTTACCCGAAAAATAGCCAAGAAAATAACACAAATATTAGAacattttaatatatcaaaaatttattataaatataaaataacttaaaacacAATTATGGCATAACAAAATACATGAATACAACACGGATATACAAATTGCCAAGACTAAAACTAAACACCTATGTTCACATGAAAGCATTGGTTCCCTAATTAGGGAGGATGGATTATGCACTTTTGGTATACATTTGAAAGATTAGAATCCTAACCATGCAGATGGAATCGGTTGAAACTTGTTCTTCGCTATTGCCAGAACATCATAGTAATCTGCCTGATCGAAGCAGTCGCGGAAATCTGTGAAGAGCTTCTCGAACACCCTCCATTGTACTTTGATTGATCTAGAGTACGGGAACGGAAGAAAAACCTGCGTGAGACGAATAGTGTGCATCAGAAAAAAAAATAGCACACTGGCATGTCAGTTTCAAAGTAAAGCAAATGAAATTTCAAACACGTTTGTAACTGTCAAAAGATCGTTTTAACCCAAACTGCAGAGCAGACCCTATATCATCATCAgatttctcttttcattccccATCTTGGTTTGTTCTTATACGGATGATACAGAAGTTATAAAAATGCAATTTTGATGCCATGAATAGGTTGCTCTTTCTTGCTCAAAATGCGACTTCTTGTTGTGACATGGAGACGTGTGTGTGTGCACACGCGTGCGTGCACATGCATATCTTAtatacaataaacacaaaatgGTGCGGAATGGCAGCTTACGTCCCCCTCAAGAGCAAGGCGCTTAAGTAAAAGAAATGTGTGCTGGTTTTCCTCCAAATTGTCGAGAACAGCCAGCCAAATCTGCGAAGCAAGCTCATGGGCGACATCTCTTGATTTACCGCAAGTGATAAATTGATCTGCTAAAACAGAGGGAAAATGAGAACTAGTAATGGACTAGAGTTTTTTGTCATTTCAGAAATAATagatttgtattactataatcataaacatgaaaagaaaagatgaaaaagatCATAGTAGTCTAAATACACAAATTGCAGTTTCAAAGTAGGATTATTGGATACCAGAAACATAAATGCTTTATCTGATTTTAAGGTAAAAACACTTGCATCACAGGAGAGAtcccctctctctctcttctctcttttttttttttttttttaaataccatGTCTAACAGTGATGTCCAATACATTTTGAAACATGGATATGGAGATATGATCCTCCaaggatcctccaaatacatgaaaaacttttaaaattttgagtataTTCATGCCAAACACATACCCATACCCACACTGGTGCCCAAGTCCAACTAAAATAGTGAGAGATACTCAATATGCAATTTTCATGAACGAGGATGTAAATGAGACACCTATTCTCGCAAGCTCAGTCATTCTCAAGTCGAGCTCAAGCTATCGAACAAGCTGGACTCAATTATCCTAGTGCTTGGCTCGAGTTTAcgcataaataatcaattttgaaGTTGAGCATGGAAATTGAGCCCATTTTTCACTAGGTAAATGAGCTTAATGGAGGTAGCTCAAGCAATTCAGTTTTCATCTCGAATTGAGCTCAAACTTTAAAAATGAAACTCAATCGAGCTTTGAGTCCCATATTTCAAATTGAGCTTGAGCTTCTTAGAGCTTTAGCTTGACTCAGCTTAATTACACCCCTAATCATGAATACATGGTTCAACCTATTTCTTACCACAAAAATGAAAGGGATTAATCATGGAAATAAAGAAGAATTGAGTAAAACAGCaggtaaattattattatacaaccATTTGTAATAAGTAATTGTTTCTTAACAGTTAAAATGGAACAAAGAATCAAAAATATTGAGGCATTTATAGAACGATGCAACATTCTTATATCAGAAAGTAGAAATTTAACAAAGATGCATATGAATCATAAAAAAGAAATCTATATTGCTTTTCACCTTGACATAAAGAATTCAACATTGATTTAATGAAACTTAAAAAAAGTTGTAAGCACAAAACTGGAAGAGGATGGAAGTCGCACCGATTATGGTTCCATGAAGTATCCCGGAAGGAGGTGGCATATTTGAAAGTTCAAGCTGctctttcaaaaataaatatgtgtGGCCTACAATCTCATCTATGTCATTGTCCAGTGCAACGATATGTTTACCAACATATAAAGCTGCAAATCTCCTGAAGATTAAGCAATAATCAAAGTTAAACTTAACAACGATGATGAGaataaaacaattttgaaatAACGTAAGCAATAAGCTATAATGTGATAAGAACTATGTT
Protein-coding sequences here:
- the LOC107902042 gene encoding uncharacterized protein isoform X5 is translated as MTDNRDSDTLTLVDNSFGRLPDHLLIEIFIRLPVSEWAQISCVKKQWASLFLGECLWQAALMRTFPSASQAKRWPGPIPQGLSKRRFAALYVGKHIVALDNDIDEIVGHTYLFLKEQLELSNMPPPSGILHGTIIDQFITCGKSRDVAHELASQIWLAVLDNLEENQHTFLLLKRLALEGDVFLPFPYSRSIKVQWRVFEKLFTDFRDCFDQADYYDVLAIAKNKFQPIPSAWLGF
- the LOC107902042 gene encoding uncharacterized protein isoform X3, whose protein sequence is MHRPSKLIFSFVSPGVDATIVLLCLQLLIFFPFYWLLLPVSEWAQISCVKKQWASLFLGECLWQAALMRTFPSASQAKRWPGPIPQGLSKRRFAALYVGKHIVALDNDIDEIVGHTYLFLKEQLELSNMPPPSGILHGTIIDQFITCGKSRDVAHELASQIWLAVLDNLEENQHTFLLLKRLALEGDVFLPFPYSRSIKVQWRVFEKLFTDFRDCFDQADYYDVLAIAKNKFQPIPSAWFKVQRCTSNSL
- the LOC107902042 gene encoding uncharacterized protein isoform X2, whose product is MHRPSKLIFSFVSPGVDATIVLLCLQLLIFFPFYWLLTVMTDNRDSDTLTLVDNSFGRLPDHLLIEIFIRLPVSEWAQISCVKKQWASLFLGECLWQAALMRTFPSASQAKRWPGPIPQGLSKRRFAALYVGKHIVALDNDIDEIVGHTYLFLKEQLELSNMPPPSGILHGTIIDQFITCGKSRDVAHELASQIWLAVLDNLEENQHTFLLLKRLALEGDVFLPFPYSRSIKVQWRVFEKLFTDFRDCFDQADYYDVLAIAKNKFQPIPSAWLGF
- the LOC107902042 gene encoding uncharacterized protein isoform X1, with amino-acid sequence MHRPSKLIFSFVSPGVDATIVLLCLQLLIFFPFYWLLTVMTDNRDSDTLTLVDNSFGRLPDHLLIEIFIRLPVSEWAQISCVKKQWASLFLGECLWQAALMRTFPSASQAKRWPGPIPQGLSKRRFAALYVGKHIVALDNDIDEIVGHTYLFLKEQLELSNMPPPSGILHGTIIDQFITCGKSRDVAHELASQIWLAVLDNLEENQHTFLLLKRLALEGDVFLPFPYSRSIKVQWRVFEKLFTDFRDCFDQADYYDVLAIAKNKFQPIPSAWFKVQRCTSNSL
- the LOC107902042 gene encoding uncharacterized protein isoform X4 translates to MTDNRDSDTLTLVDNSFGRLPDHLLIEIFIRLPVSEWAQISCVKKQWASLFLGECLWQAALMRTFPSASQAKRWPGPIPQGLSKRRFAALYVGKHIVALDNDIDEIVGHTYLFLKEQLELSNMPPPSGILHGTIIDQFITCGKSRDVAHELASQIWLAVLDNLEENQHTFLLLKRLALEGDVFLPFPYSRSIKVQWRVFEKLFTDFRDCFDQADYYDVLAIAKNKFQPIPSAWFKVQRCTSNSL